The proteins below are encoded in one region of Sulfolobus sp. A20:
- a CDS encoding aspartate/glutamate racemase family protein produces MKWTKIGVIVPSSNTTVEREFNRVFKEPDFTVHTSRIILPDVTLKSLEEMEKETERASIELKTAKVDIIAYACTTGSLFKGPNHHELIKRRIEEKTGIKAVATSGSVTKALRALDASKVLVVTPYIEELNEKEKQFLEANGFEVVNIKGMGIVDNTQIGKLEPDYSYSFILNVAKSTNKYDALFISCTNWRTFEIIDKLEKELNKPVISSNSATLWDIVRRLQVDVQVKLGTLFLK; encoded by the coding sequence ATGAAATGGACTAAAATAGGTGTAATAGTTCCATCCTCCAACACTACAGTAGAGAGAGAATTTAACAGAGTATTCAAAGAACCAGATTTTACAGTTCATACTTCAAGGATTATTCTGCCAGATGTCACATTAAAATCATTGGAGGAAATGGAAAAGGAAACTGAGAGAGCATCAATAGAACTAAAGACTGCTAAAGTTGACATAATAGCTTACGCTTGTACCACGGGCAGTTTATTTAAGGGACCTAATCATCATGAACTTATAAAGAGAAGGATAGAGGAAAAAACTGGAATAAAGGCTGTAGCTACGTCTGGGTCAGTAACTAAAGCTTTAAGAGCGTTAGATGCAAGTAAAGTCCTGGTGGTTACTCCTTACATAGAAGAGCTGAATGAGAAAGAGAAACAATTCTTAGAAGCTAATGGCTTTGAAGTTGTGAACATAAAAGGAATGGGTATAGTTGATAATACTCAGATTGGCAAACTTGAGCCAGATTATAGTTATAGCTTCATATTAAATGTGGCTAAGAGTACAAATAAGTATGATGCTCTCTTCATCTCTTGTACTAACTGGAGAACCTTTGAGATAATAGATAAACTTGAAAAAGAGTTAAATAAGCCGGTTATAAGTAGTAATAGTGCTACACTATGGGATATTGTTAGAAGACTTCAAGTTGATGTACAAGTAAAATTGGGAACTTTATTCTTAAAGTGA
- a CDS encoding NAD(P)-dependent alcohol dehydrogenase, translating into MKSRAMILKEFGKPLEMGEIEVPEAKKQSVVIRVNGAGVCRTDLRLWKGTEPRPGFKLPFVLGHENAGTVVEVGEDVKGLKRGDKVIVYAVWGDLTCKYCRQGKYMLCRNQAIPGQSYYYGGFSEYLYIPNFMFLYKINVDPILAAPLADAGLTSYSAVKKALKYAKADSSIILYGFGGLGIYALQIIKALAPYLKVYVVTRSKEKLNLIEELGGIGMRPEELNVKDVSVAIDFVGNEESTMRIAKTLESNGVIIEVGMEGDKLSIPTFESVVWEYKLVGSNYGTFNELGELMSLVERNLIKPFVIKRSLEELNEALRDLESGKVLGRQVVIP; encoded by the coding sequence ATGAAGTCTAGGGCTATGATTCTTAAGGAGTTTGGCAAACCCTTAGAGATGGGAGAAATAGAAGTTCCTGAGGCAAAGAAGCAGTCAGTTGTAATAAGGGTGAATGGTGCAGGAGTTTGTAGAACTGATTTAAGACTTTGGAAGGGGACAGAACCCAGACCAGGATTCAAATTACCTTTTGTCTTAGGTCACGAGAACGCTGGAACTGTTGTAGAAGTTGGAGAAGATGTTAAGGGGCTCAAGAGGGGAGATAAAGTAATAGTTTATGCGGTTTGGGGAGACTTAACTTGTAAATACTGCAGGCAAGGCAAATATATGTTATGCAGAAATCAAGCTATCCCGGGACAGTCATATTATTATGGTGGTTTCTCTGAGTACCTTTACATCCCTAACTTTATGTTTCTATATAAGATAAATGTGGATCCAATACTTGCTGCACCCTTAGCTGACGCAGGTCTAACTTCTTACTCAGCAGTCAAAAAGGCTTTAAAATACGCTAAAGCTGACTCAAGTATAATACTTTATGGCTTTGGAGGATTAGGAATTTACGCTTTGCAAATAATTAAAGCTTTAGCTCCTTATCTTAAAGTCTACGTTGTTACTAGATCTAAAGAAAAATTAAATCTAATAGAGGAGTTAGGAGGGATAGGCATGAGACCAGAGGAGTTGAACGTTAAGGATGTTAGTGTAGCAATTGACTTCGTTGGAAATGAGGAATCGACTATGAGAATAGCTAAAACTCTCGAAAGTAATGGAGTTATAATTGAAGTAGGTATGGAAGGGGATAAATTATCAATACCAACATTTGAATCAGTAGTTTGGGAATATAAACTAGTGGGAAGTAATTATGGCACCTTCAACGAACTAGGTGAGTTGATGAGTTTAGTAGAACGTAATTTGATAAAACCATTCGTGATAAAAAGAAGTTTAGAGGAGTTAAACGAAGCTTTGAGAGATCTTGAGAGCGGAAAAGTTTTGGGAAGACAAGTGGTAATACCCTAA
- a CDS encoding helix-turn-helix domain-containing protein: MGKDIAITFHEMMVDYIHESDWTSKISVDRERLVVSPFSSYISSEGEIEISTVKVYSKEELKLLEKTLKSHWKIKRILFLYPINDGYPKVLRLGVIGDLRDSVRGTAYTLGAIADSSLYYETREKWSILFMDKYSVDAMRRFLEIHGKVLNFKVKEFQLPIDVLSKYEFKNRSLFTDREVEVLRLAYERGLFEYPKKNKIEDVAKELGVTKASLNEVLRKTLKKIIKNIVSSLDDYFY, encoded by the coding sequence ATGGGAAAAGATATTGCAATTACCTTTCATGAGATGATGGTAGATTATATACATGAGAGTGATTGGACTTCAAAGATAAGTGTAGATAGAGAAAGGCTAGTTGTGTCTCCCTTTTCCTCCTATATTTCATCGGAAGGCGAGATAGAGATATCAACAGTTAAGGTTTATTCCAAAGAGGAACTAAAACTTTTAGAAAAAACTTTAAAGTCACATTGGAAGATCAAGAGAATATTATTCTTATATCCAATAAATGATGGATATCCTAAAGTATTAAGGTTAGGAGTCATTGGTGACCTAAGGGATTCAGTTAGAGGGACTGCTTACACTCTTGGGGCAATAGCGGATTCCTCTTTATACTATGAGACAAGGGAGAAGTGGTCTATTTTATTCATGGATAAATACAGCGTTGACGCAATGAGAAGATTTCTTGAAATCCACGGAAAGGTCTTGAATTTTAAGGTGAAGGAGTTTCAATTACCCATAGATGTTCTTTCTAAGTATGAATTTAAGAATAGATCCCTATTTACTGATAGAGAGGTTGAAGTTCTTAGGTTAGCTTATGAAAGAGGTTTGTTTGAGTATCCAAAGAAGAATAAGATTGAGGATGTAGCTAAGGAATTAGGAGTTACTAAGGCTTCATTAAATGAAGTGTTAAGAAAGACGCTAAAGAAGATAATCAAGAACATAGTTAGTAGTTTGGACGACTATTTCTACTAA
- a CDS encoding PaaI family thioesterase: MSQLLGIKVIEIAKDHVIVKFPFKELISIPGGIVHGGISMYVLDTVCWSVARLVSDSQVLTLELKIAFLSPLKGNEFKVIGKILKKGKRAIFVEGEIYNDKGELCVKALGTFMKVNA, translated from the coding sequence ATGTCACAACTCTTAGGGATTAAAGTGATTGAAATAGCCAAGGATCACGTGATAGTTAAATTTCCCTTTAAAGAGTTAATAAGTATTCCCGGAGGTATCGTCCACGGAGGAATATCCATGTATGTTTTAGATACTGTTTGCTGGTCCGTAGCTAGGTTAGTTTCGGATAGTCAAGTTCTCACATTAGAACTGAAAATAGCTTTTCTTTCACCATTAAAGGGAAATGAGTTTAAGGTGATAGGTAAGATACTTAAAAAGGGCAAAAGGGCTATTTTTGTAGAAGGAGAGATCTATAACGATAAGGGAGAATTATGTGTGAAGGCCTTAGGGACTTTCATGAAGGTTAACGCTTAA
- a CDS encoding PaaX family transcriptional regulator C-terminal domain-containing protein translates to MKLKTLIFTILGDYNLSGRNSSIRARSLVKLVEPFGFTSSAVRTTLHRLKREGLITSSNRGSYEFSQETILKFETAIKRVKEWRFGHWDGKWRIVIYNFKEDNKALRNKIRRELQWLGFGSLASSTWISPNPLEGVVNEMIEKYWKDGGKVYLFIASFPQDPQMIIKKCWNLTEIELRYKNFIGKWIKLADNADKLSPAEAFVNKITILHEYRKFLHIDPGLPQELLPPNWIGYEAYKLFKKIYDDLSPSANKYFESVYEE, encoded by the coding sequence ATGAAACTAAAAACATTAATTTTTACAATCTTAGGGGATTATAATTTGAGCGGGAGAAATAGCTCCATAAGAGCTAGAAGTCTAGTCAAATTAGTGGAGCCCTTTGGTTTTACGAGTAGTGCTGTAAGAACTACGTTACATAGACTAAAGCGTGAAGGACTCATTACGAGTTCAAATAGGGGGAGTTATGAGTTTTCGCAAGAAACTATCTTAAAGTTTGAAACAGCCATAAAGAGGGTTAAAGAATGGAGGTTTGGTCATTGGGACGGTAAGTGGAGGATAGTGATTTACAATTTTAAGGAAGACAATAAGGCTTTGAGGAATAAGATCAGAAGAGAACTACAGTGGTTAGGTTTCGGATCTTTAGCCTCTTCAACGTGGATTTCTCCCAATCCTTTAGAGGGTGTGGTAAATGAAATGATAGAGAAATATTGGAAGGATGGGGGGAAAGTGTACTTATTTATAGCCTCATTTCCTCAAGATCCTCAAATGATAATCAAAAAGTGTTGGAATCTAACTGAAATAGAGTTGAGGTATAAGAATTTCATAGGTAAATGGATAAAATTAGCTGATAATGCTGATAAACTATCCCCTGCAGAGGCTTTCGTAAATAAGATAACCATTTTGCATGAATATAGGAAGTTCTTACATATTGATCCTGGACTCCCTCAAGAACTCTTACCCCCTAACTGGATAGGTTATGAGGCATATAAGCTGTTCAAAAAAATATATGATGATTTATCCCCCTCAGCTAACAAGTATTTTGAAAGCGTTTATGAAGAATAA
- a CDS encoding biotin/lipoate A/B protein ligase family protein, with amino-acid sequence MNIRLLYFEKADPQIFNLASIISYAYSIGELEELYPTLIVMEGFSRPFSYLGYYQDVDREVKIENCKRYNVELVRRWKLGMGNIFMDKITGGWAIIFPQRMFNSSTEAYDVLVGKVFLNAVKELGVKDAEYVSPNDIRIKGKKLCGTGVSILSNKREVLFFNGFTNLWRPDPELPFKVLNIPPEKFADKAIKKPEEYFASIDIDGILTPKSGDFRESLTNAIKKVFDAKIEISELNDEEEKIWSKYLSILKSEEFIFRRSTGKFMAKNSVYDYRFAQKKYRKLIQASVALSGNEIKDVMITGDFGLVPPDLDEDITRELIGLRCDEFNVAKDKVLKLMKEGYEIIGATPEEFITPVFMACKGT; translated from the coding sequence ATGAATATAAGGTTATTATATTTCGAAAAGGCTGATCCACAGATTTTTAATTTAGCTTCAATCATATCTTATGCCTATTCTATAGGCGAATTAGAGGAGTTATATCCCACGTTGATAGTGATGGAAGGTTTCAGTAGACCTTTCTCATATTTAGGTTATTACCAAGATGTTGATAGAGAAGTGAAAATTGAGAATTGCAAAAGGTATAACGTAGAGTTAGTAAGAAGATGGAAGTTAGGAATGGGAAACATTTTCATGGATAAGATAACCGGAGGATGGGCAATCATATTCCCGCAGAGAATGTTTAATAGCTCCACTGAAGCATATGACGTGTTAGTTGGCAAAGTATTTTTAAATGCGGTAAAGGAGTTAGGCGTAAAGGATGCTGAATACGTGAGTCCGAATGATATAAGGATTAAAGGAAAGAAGCTTTGTGGAACTGGAGTAAGTATTCTAAGTAATAAGAGGGAAGTCTTATTCTTCAACGGATTCACCAACCTTTGGCGACCAGATCCAGAATTGCCTTTCAAAGTTCTTAACATACCACCAGAAAAATTTGCAGATAAAGCTATTAAAAAGCCAGAAGAGTACTTCGCCTCAATAGATATAGATGGGATTTTAACGCCTAAGAGTGGCGATTTCAGAGAGTCTTTGACGAATGCGATAAAGAAAGTATTCGATGCAAAAATTGAGATAAGCGAACTTAATGATGAAGAGGAGAAGATCTGGAGTAAATATCTCAGTATACTGAAGTCTGAGGAGTTCATCTTTAGAAGATCGACTGGTAAGTTTATGGCTAAGAACAGTGTATATGATTATAGATTTGCCCAAAAGAAGTATAGAAAGTTGATTCAAGCATCAGTAGCTTTAAGTGGTAATGAGATTAAGGACGTTATGATCACAGGAGATTTCGGGCTAGTTCCTCCGGATCTTGATGAAGATATAACGAGAGAACTAATAGGTTTAAGATGTGATGAATTTAACGTTGCTAAAGATAAAGTCTTAAAACTGATGAAAGAAGGGTATGAAATAATAGGTGCTACACCAGAGGAATTCATTACACCAGTGTTCATGGCTTGTAAAGGAACATAA
- a CDS encoding acyl-CoA synthetase, with product MRYEEVLKSFSWDDVKKYFGQDFRDKLIREGGEVGVLRVDDKWNKQSLSYSQLKDKAQKLSSFLRNEFKVSKGDVMACLAEKKIEQVVYLVSSWMLGAIFEPLFTAFGPSAIEMRIKDKKPKVILVQEDQYDKIKDLFDNIITFPGRKEKSVSFDEAISYDKLKREEWEKISYNDPSGLQYTSGTTGRPKGALQNFRTLYSLYVYMKYGIGIRDDDVFWTPASPGWAYGLGVGIISPIIFGKPVIFFDKLFSPEDTLKFAEDFKITNFAFVPTAYRMIMGKVREPKKYNLRITRASSAGEPLNPEVIRWFKENFGFTIKDHYGQTETGMIVYNGWGYEADIKPGSMGLPAPGYEVTVIDGVIAVNKNTEGFYFLGYINDEERTKRAYRGDWYLTGDMAEVDKDGYFWFVGREDEVIKVSGYRVSPFEIESVLIQHPAVMEAAVLGVDDPVKGKVIKAFIVLKPSYNPSEDLANDIINFVREKYSKHAYPREVKFVNSLPKTESGKIQKYKLREML from the coding sequence ATGAGATATGAAGAAGTGTTAAAAAGTTTTAGTTGGGATGATGTAAAAAAGTACTTTGGGCAGGATTTTAGGGATAAGCTAATAAGAGAAGGAGGAGAGGTTGGGGTACTTAGGGTAGATGATAAGTGGAACAAGCAGTCATTATCTTACTCTCAACTGAAGGATAAAGCTCAAAAACTGAGTTCCTTCCTTAGAAATGAGTTCAAGGTGAGTAAAGGAGACGTAATGGCTTGTCTAGCTGAGAAAAAGATTGAACAAGTAGTTTACCTAGTCTCAAGTTGGATGTTAGGGGCAATATTTGAACCATTATTTACAGCATTCGGACCATCTGCAATAGAAATGAGAATTAAAGATAAGAAACCCAAAGTAATATTAGTACAAGAGGATCAATACGATAAGATTAAAGACCTATTCGACAACATCATCACTTTTCCCGGAAGGAAAGAGAAGTCTGTGTCTTTTGATGAGGCAATATCTTACGATAAATTGAAGAGGGAGGAATGGGAGAAGATTTCATATAATGATCCCTCTGGCTTACAATATACTTCCGGTACAACTGGAAGACCAAAAGGGGCTTTGCAGAACTTCAGAACACTCTATAGTTTATACGTTTATATGAAGTACGGAATAGGTATAAGGGATGATGACGTGTTTTGGACTCCAGCAAGTCCAGGCTGGGCTTATGGTTTAGGAGTTGGAATAATATCACCAATAATATTTGGGAAACCAGTAATTTTCTTCGATAAACTATTCTCACCGGAGGATACTTTAAAATTCGCTGAGGACTTCAAGATTACAAATTTCGCATTTGTTCCTACAGCATATAGAATGATAATGGGGAAAGTAAGAGAGCCTAAGAAGTATAATTTGAGAATAACTAGAGCGAGTTCTGCAGGAGAACCCTTGAATCCTGAAGTGATAAGGTGGTTTAAGGAAAACTTTGGCTTTACTATTAAGGATCATTATGGTCAGACAGAGACTGGAATGATAGTATATAACGGTTGGGGGTATGAGGCTGATATAAAGCCCGGTAGTATGGGATTACCTGCTCCGGGATATGAAGTGACTGTTATTGATGGAGTTATTGCGGTAAACAAGAATACTGAAGGGTTCTATTTCTTAGGATATATAAATGATGAGGAGAGGACTAAAAGGGCATATAGAGGGGATTGGTACTTAACGGGGGATATGGCAGAAGTAGATAAGGATGGTTACTTCTGGTTTGTTGGAAGGGAAGATGAGGTGATTAAGGTTTCTGGCTATAGAGTAAGTCCTTTCGAGATAGAGAGTGTTCTAATCCAACATCCTGCAGTGATGGAAGCAGCTGTATTAGGAGTAGATGATCCAGTTAAGGGTAAAGTTATTAAGGCATTCATAGTTTTAAAGCCTTCATATAACCCCTCTGAAGATTTAGCCAATGATATTATAAACTTCGTAAGGGAGAAATACTCTAAGCATGCCTATCCTAGGGAGGTTAAGTTTGTTAATTCGTTACCCAAAACTGAAAGTGGGAAAATACAGAAATATAAACTGAGAGAAATGTTATAG
- a CDS encoding SCP2 sterol-binding domain-containing protein: MKFPSLEWAQKLCAEINGINIDEIKSWNWNILFILKNVQNRNMKFKVNIKEGKCLGVEEGENLDADYVIEGEYSVWKSILLGELDLAVALLSGKLKLVNGDKLNLIRHIRAAVNIASIVRGRGITNDLEIL, translated from the coding sequence ATGAAATTTCCAAGCCTAGAGTGGGCACAGAAACTATGCGCTGAAATAAATGGTATAAATATTGATGAGATAAAATCATGGAATTGGAACATACTATTTATATTAAAAAATGTACAAAATAGAAATATGAAATTCAAGGTTAATATAAAGGAGGGAAAATGCTTAGGAGTAGAAGAGGGAGAAAATCTGGACGCAGATTACGTAATTGAGGGAGAGTATAGTGTATGGAAGTCGATATTACTGGGTGAATTAGATTTAGCCGTAGCCTTACTATCCGGTAAACTAAAGCTCGTTAATGGAGATAAGCTAAACTTAATAAGACACATTAGGGCAGCTGTTAATATCGCAAGTATAGTCAGAGGCAGAGGTATAACTAACGATCTGGAGATACTCTAA
- a CDS encoding acetoacetate decarboxylase family protein: protein MKGKLNVNQAFAMPAHAPIYLKPPAYYRDFYAILGIFKGNPDGISETVPDNLDLVTLGDNKPLFMYFQAYYPFSSLYGSYNEVVISPLVLYQNQPHLFVSYIYVDNDSALTAGREIWGFPKKFAKMKLEIQGESVEAILERPAGRKLISSQMRIERQAKMEELQASGIGSSPTLLLKLIPNADTESKPLAELVKVEVKMTPRTSTSDNSLELWTGKLVLNFVEESLTDPIFKFGPAEPVSAYFGKFDMILPPGKVVYKYI, encoded by the coding sequence ATGAAGGGTAAATTAAATGTTAACCAAGCATTCGCCATGCCTGCTCATGCGCCAATATATTTAAAGCCTCCAGCATATTATAGAGATTTTTACGCTATACTCGGAATTTTTAAAGGAAATCCAGATGGTATAAGTGAAACTGTGCCAGATAATCTAGATCTAGTCACGTTAGGTGATAACAAGCCATTATTTATGTATTTCCAAGCTTATTATCCCTTTTCTAGCTTATATGGTTCTTATAATGAGGTAGTGATATCGCCATTAGTACTTTACCAAAACCAACCACATCTATTCGTCTCCTACATTTATGTAGACAATGATTCAGCCCTAACTGCGGGTAGGGAAATTTGGGGCTTTCCTAAGAAATTTGCAAAGATGAAATTAGAAATTCAAGGTGAGAGTGTAGAGGCTATTTTAGAGAGACCTGCTGGAAGGAAACTAATAAGTTCTCAAATGAGAATTGAGAGACAAGCCAAGATGGAAGAATTACAAGCTTCCGGAATAGGCTCCTCACCTACATTGCTTCTTAAGTTAATACCAAATGCAGATACTGAATCTAAACCGTTAGCGGAGTTAGTGAAAGTTGAGGTGAAAATGACGCCTAGAACATCTACTAGTGATAACTCATTGGAGTTGTGGACTGGGAAACTGGTATTGAACTTCGTAGAGGAAAGCTTAACTGATCCTATTTTCAAGTTTGGTCCAGCAGAGCCAGTTAGTGCATACTTCGGAAAGTTTGACATGATTTTACCGCCAGGGAAGGTAGTATATAAATATATTTGA
- a CDS encoding AMP-binding protein: MELYSLAKIRKLIKEVDQNPLKFWWENRNIIKWIQEPKEVAEGSPPKIRWYIGGLSNICWNAIDLNLEDNKNKVAFYYMNESGLTKAITYWDLFYEVNRASYFLRELGVKKGDTVSLLLPNIPEAIYFALAIYRLGAVIAMHYLGLSPQAFAERLNDSGSKILVTASKGFRNGNEIRIKDYVDKVLNDYKTTVEKVVVVSRGYSDFDVVKNRDVIYEDDSPKGKVYVEPQPIESNDPLIIAYTSGTTGKPKGIYASLAYIVASTWALKSVFGFHEGEDTVWIISDLGWLTWGGNIHFIPQKRLTGIIFEGFIGYRRDLFAKIVERFNVNLVWMPTTLLNMLKGLGEESVRGDISSLRLILNTGEPLNPGTWKWLRENMPDVIIADSYWMTEYGFPIASTPFGLGEIPYKPGSAGLKFFGVNVVDDDGKPLPPDQKGYIVLSMLNPAMGRLWNDPNMERFIKIYTSRFPNYVYTGDYGFYDEDGYLYVLGRADDIIVTGGNRVGTLEIEGILVSNPNIAEAAVVGYTKEGKNKISAFIVLKPGSVMSKEDVVKYLSERGFSVDDIFFVRRLPKTKSAKIMRRLLRSLLVDEPLGDISALDDVNVINELKEVIKNE, translated from the coding sequence ATGGAGTTATATTCATTAGCTAAAATTAGGAAGTTAATAAAGGAAGTAGACCAAAATCCCCTAAAATTCTGGTGGGAAAATAGAAACATAATAAAATGGATTCAAGAACCGAAGGAAGTAGCTGAAGGTTCTCCACCTAAAATAAGATGGTATATAGGAGGATTATCGAATATATGTTGGAACGCTATCGACCTAAACTTAGAGGATAATAAGAATAAGGTAGCCTTTTATTACATGAACGAAAGCGGCTTAACCAAGGCAATAACCTATTGGGACTTATTCTATGAGGTAAATAGGGCTAGCTATTTCTTAAGAGAGTTAGGGGTGAAAAAAGGGGACACAGTTTCCCTCTTACTACCTAACATACCTGAGGCAATATATTTCGCTCTAGCAATATATAGGCTAGGTGCTGTAATAGCAATGCATTACTTAGGCCTATCACCACAAGCTTTTGCCGAAAGGTTAAACGATAGCGGCTCTAAAATATTAGTAACTGCATCGAAGGGATTTAGAAATGGAAATGAGATAAGAATTAAGGATTATGTTGATAAAGTCCTTAATGACTACAAGACTACAGTGGAGAAAGTAGTCGTAGTAAGCAGAGGTTATTCGGACTTTGATGTAGTTAAGAATAGGGATGTAATATACGAAGATGACTCCCCTAAGGGTAAAGTGTATGTTGAACCTCAACCAATAGAATCAAACGACCCACTCATAATAGCTTACACTTCTGGAACTACAGGAAAGCCTAAAGGGATATACGCTTCCTTAGCATACATTGTAGCCTCAACATGGGCTCTTAAATCAGTCTTTGGATTTCATGAAGGAGAAGATACCGTGTGGATAATTTCAGATTTAGGATGGCTTACGTGGGGTGGGAATATACATTTCATTCCGCAAAAGAGACTCACTGGTATCATATTTGAAGGGTTCATAGGTTATAGAAGAGATTTATTCGCTAAAATCGTGGAGAGGTTTAACGTTAATCTAGTGTGGATGCCTACTACACTCCTCAACATGTTAAAGGGTTTAGGGGAAGAGTCAGTAAGGGGAGATATAAGCTCGTTGAGGCTCATTTTAAATACCGGTGAGCCCTTAAATCCGGGTACTTGGAAATGGTTAAGAGAAAATATGCCTGACGTAATAATCGCTGACTCCTATTGGATGACAGAGTATGGATTTCCAATAGCTTCAACTCCATTTGGGTTAGGGGAAATCCCCTATAAGCCTGGATCTGCTGGACTTAAGTTCTTCGGCGTTAATGTTGTAGATGATGATGGAAAACCATTGCCACCTGATCAAAAGGGATATATTGTACTAAGCATGCTTAACCCAGCAATGGGAAGATTATGGAACGATCCTAACATGGAGAGGTTTATAAAAATATATACTTCAAGATTCCCTAACTACGTATATACTGGAGATTATGGGTTTTATGATGAAGACGGTTATCTTTACGTATTAGGTAGAGCTGATGATATAATCGTAACTGGGGGTAATAGAGTAGGCACGTTGGAAATTGAAGGGATATTAGTAAGTAATCCTAACATAGCAGAGGCTGCAGTAGTGGGATACACTAAAGAGGGTAAGAACAAGATATCAGCCTTCATAGTACTAAAGCCTGGTAGTGTGATGTCTAAGGAGGATGTAGTTAAATACTTAAGTGAGAGGGGCTTCTCTGTAGACGATATCTTCTTCGTGAGAAGATTGCCTAAGACTAAAAGCGCTAAGATTATGAGGAGATTATTAAGGTCATTATTAGTAGACGAACCATTAGGGGATATCTCAGCCTTAGATGATGTGAACGTAATAAACGAACTGAAAGAAGTTATAAAAAATGAATAG
- a CDS encoding Zn-ribbon domain-containing OB-fold protein yields MDYKQLNDEYYNVLRSGEVPILSCKNCGYSFTNLRTTCPKCSSDKLNVRGAKEGVVYSYTIIERGLPFTAVLLLVDINGVRVKANYLGDPKKLRIGLKVRSKYVKQELIESIVFEPAE; encoded by the coding sequence ATGGATTACAAGCAATTAAATGATGAATACTATAACGTATTAAGATCAGGTGAAGTACCTATACTTTCTTGTAAGAATTGTGGATACAGTTTCACTAATCTTAGAACAACATGTCCGAAGTGTAGTAGTGATAAATTAAATGTTAGGGGAGCTAAAGAGGGTGTAGTATATTCCTACACGATAATAGAAAGAGGACTACCTTTTACAGCAGTGCTTCTATTAGTGGATATTAATGGAGTTAGAGTTAAAGCCAATTATCTAGGGGATCCAAAGAAGTTAAGGATCGGATTAAAGGTTAGATCAAAGTATGTCAAGCAAGAACTGATAGAGTCAATAGTATTTGAGCCGGCGGAGTAG